A single window of Vibrio gazogenes DNA harbors:
- a CDS encoding low molecular weight protein-tyrosine-phosphatase, whose translation MRQHKQSILVVCMGNICRSPTGEAVLKAKAAQMGIAVDVDSAGTIAYHQGNSPDRRAQIAGEQRGYSFAGMSARQVTSDDFARFDMILAADRDNLADLQARCPAEHQHKLSLFLSHGQSTEDEIPDPYYGGDAGFERVLDLLEESAEAVLRKL comes from the coding sequence ATGCGTCAACATAAACAATCAATTCTGGTGGTCTGTATGGGCAACATTTGTCGTTCTCCGACAGGAGAAGCCGTGCTCAAAGCGAAAGCTGCGCAAATGGGCATCGCGGTTGACGTCGATTCTGCCGGAACCATTGCTTATCATCAGGGAAACTCACCGGATAGACGGGCGCAAATAGCCGGAGAACAACGCGGCTACAGTTTTGCTGGGATGAGTGCCAGACAAGTGACAAGCGATGACTTCGCACGGTTTGATATGATTCTTGCCGCGGATCGGGATAACCTCGCTGATTTACAGGCCAGATGCCCCGCAGAGCATCAACATAAGTTATCGCTGTTTCTCAGTCACGGTCAGTCAACGGAAGATGAAATACCAGACCCTTATTATGGCGGTGATGCCGGATTTGAACGAGTGTTAGATTTGTTGGAAGAGTCAGCAGAAGCGGTGTTAAGAAAGTTATAA
- a CDS encoding outer membrane protein transport protein, producing MNNTRLFQKTLIAVAVSVTAQQSFAAGFQLNAQSATGLGRAFAGDAVIADNASVIAKNPAAMALFDDVSLSLGFESITTLIDVDDATYTNYRNSSQQTNADYSDAGGTSFAPNIYLVVPVNEKFAWGLNAYSNFGTKTEFDSNYAGYEFGGKTDVKSFNFGVVGSYRINEQWSLGAGLDLIYGQGKFKRPLSPQAQAVAQALNLSSGVGTDLDADGWAVGYNLGAVYEYNENNRFGVDYHYSPDLKADGDVESVKYSQASGSVSDTVVMPLPDFAEFSGYHRLNDDYAVHYSIQWIKWSEFDVLAAETSGTINNYQWKDGWHYSLGGTYFLNQTWTLRAGYMYDTSAQDDVRSISVPDSDRQWFSAGFTYHLDEKSNVDFGFTYLIGEDVSVTEDNKIFGKITGTTHADAVLLGLQYSRSF from the coding sequence ATGAACAATACGCGCCTGTTTCAGAAAACCCTGATCGCAGTGGCAGTGTCAGTGACCGCCCAGCAGTCCTTTGCCGCAGGTTTTCAACTCAATGCACAATCAGCGACCGGACTCGGCCGTGCTTTCGCTGGTGATGCCGTCATCGCAGACAATGCCTCTGTGATTGCGAAAAACCCGGCCGCCATGGCTCTGTTTGATGATGTTTCCCTGTCACTTGGGTTTGAAAGCATCACCACGCTGATCGATGTGGACGATGCAACTTACACTAATTACCGCAATAGCTCTCAACAAACCAATGCTGACTACTCTGATGCGGGGGGCACATCGTTTGCACCGAACATCTATCTCGTCGTCCCAGTCAATGAAAAATTTGCCTGGGGGCTCAATGCCTATTCTAACTTCGGGACCAAAACTGAATTTGATAGTAATTATGCCGGCTATGAATTCGGTGGTAAGACCGACGTAAAAAGTTTTAACTTCGGGGTGGTCGGTTCTTATCGAATCAATGAACAATGGAGTCTTGGTGCCGGTTTGGATCTGATCTACGGACAAGGTAAGTTCAAACGCCCACTCAGTCCGCAGGCACAGGCTGTGGCACAAGCACTCAACTTGAGCTCAGGTGTCGGCACTGACCTTGATGCGGACGGCTGGGCTGTCGGCTACAATCTGGGTGCCGTATACGAATATAATGAGAACAACCGTTTCGGTGTCGATTATCACTACAGTCCGGACCTCAAAGCGGATGGCGATGTTGAATCTGTAAAGTACTCCCAAGCCAGTGGCAGTGTCTCTGATACGGTCGTGATGCCGCTGCCTGATTTTGCCGAATTCTCCGGTTATCATCGTCTGAATGACGATTACGCAGTTCACTATAGTATTCAGTGGATCAAGTGGTCTGAATTCGATGTCCTCGCAGCCGAGACCAGTGGCACGATTAATAATTATCAGTGGAAAGATGGCTGGCATTATTCACTGGGTGGCACCTACTTCCTGAACCAAACCTGGACGCTACGTGCCGGTTATATGTACGATACTAGTGCCCAAGACGATGTCCGCTCAATCTCTGTACCCGACTCAGATCGCCAGTGGTTTTCTGCCGGTTTCACTTATCACTTGGATGAAAAATCGAATGTCGATTTTGGCTTCACTTACTTAATCGGTGAAGATGTGTCCGTCACTGAAGATAATAAAATTTTTGGCAAGATCACCGGCACTACACATGCTGACGCAGTTCTGCTGGGACTACAATACAGCCGCAGCTTCTAA
- the fadI gene encoding acetyl-CoA C-acyltransferase FadI, whose translation MATKLCRTHAGERVAIVSGIRTPFARQWTAFRQVTAIELGTMVVNELLQRTGIDKRLIDQVVFGQVIQMPEAPNIAREIVLNAGLDVHTDAYSVTRACATSLQALTAASESILCGHTEIAIVGGADSSSVLPIGVSKTLASALLASSKAKTLTKKIQAFKRMTFRDLLPVPPAIAEYSTGLSMGDTAEQMAKTYQISREDQDELAFLSHQKAAAAWASGKLSAEVMTAYPKPYQAVLDQDNNLRAETARDAYHKLRPAFDRRFGTVTAANSTPLTDGAAAMLIMREQRAKELGLPILGYLRSYAYQAIPVKRDMLMGPAHATPLALERAGLTLADISLIEMHEAFASQVLANLKMFASPDFAKQIGRSHPIGEVDMTRFNVSGGSIAYGHPFAATGARLVTQLLHELNRRNGGFGLVTACAAGGLGSALVLEVDHG comes from the coding sequence ATGGCGACAAAACTATGCCGGACACACGCAGGAGAAAGGGTCGCGATTGTCAGCGGTATCCGTACTCCTTTTGCCCGTCAGTGGACAGCGTTCCGTCAGGTCACCGCGATTGAGTTAGGCACGATGGTGGTGAATGAATTACTACAACGCACCGGTATTGATAAACGATTGATTGATCAGGTTGTTTTTGGGCAGGTGATCCAAATGCCGGAAGCCCCTAATATTGCCCGGGAGATTGTGTTGAATGCCGGTTTGGATGTTCATACCGATGCTTACAGTGTGACACGAGCCTGCGCGACAAGCTTACAGGCATTGACCGCAGCATCAGAGAGTATTCTTTGTGGTCATACGGAGATTGCAATTGTCGGTGGTGCTGATTCTTCATCTGTCCTGCCAATCGGCGTATCGAAAACATTGGCGTCGGCATTATTAGCCAGCTCGAAAGCGAAAACGCTGACGAAAAAGATTCAGGCATTTAAACGGATGACATTTCGCGATTTATTACCGGTTCCTCCCGCTATCGCCGAGTATTCTACCGGTTTGTCGATGGGTGACACGGCTGAACAAATGGCAAAGACTTATCAAATCAGTCGCGAGGATCAGGATGAATTGGCTTTTCTGTCTCATCAGAAAGCCGCTGCCGCGTGGGCATCGGGTAAGTTGAGCGCTGAAGTGATGACAGCCTATCCGAAGCCTTATCAGGCAGTGCTGGATCAGGATAATAACTTACGGGCAGAAACCGCCCGAGACGCGTACCACAAATTACGGCCTGCGTTTGATCGTCGCTTCGGGACTGTCACCGCTGCCAACAGTACGCCCTTAACCGACGGTGCTGCAGCAATGTTAATTATGCGTGAGCAGCGCGCGAAAGAATTAGGATTGCCAATCTTAGGTTATCTCCGATCCTATGCTTATCAAGCCATCCCTGTTAAACGGGACATGTTGATGGGGCCGGCACATGCAACACCGCTTGCTTTAGAAAGAGCAGGGCTAACATTAGCGGATATTTCGTTGATCGAAATGCACGAAGCGTTTGCATCTCAGGTACTGGCGAATCTGAAAATGTTTGCCAGCCCGGATTTTGCCAAGCAAATCGGACGCAGTCACCCTATCGGAGAAGTGGATATGACACGATTCAATGTTTCGGGAGGATCGATTGCGTATGGTCATCCGTTCGCAGCAACCGGTGCCAGACTGGTCACACAGCTACTGCATGAGCTGAATCGCAGAAATGGCGGTTTTGGTTTGGTGACAGCGTGTGCTGCCGGTGGTTTGGGTTCTGCATTGGTACTGGAGGTTGATCATGGCTGA